From Lycium ferocissimum isolate CSIRO_LF1 chromosome 12, AGI_CSIRO_Lferr_CH_V1, whole genome shotgun sequence, one genomic window encodes:
- the LOC132040490 gene encoding UDP-N-acetylglucosamine transporter UGNT1-like isoform X2, giving the protein MLSSSLILYALRRWKVISFTVQDSNTVVKHTTNLVPFKTVLHCTPVALSYLLYMLVSMESIRGISVPMYTTLRRTSVVFTMMAEYFLARKKYSSHVVACVGIIMLGAFVAGARDLSFDYYSYIIVFVSNITTAIYLACISSIGESSGLNSFGLMWCNGIICTPILLLWTAYRGDLEATRNFPYLYTPGFQAVIFLSCALAFLLNYSVFLNTTINSALTQTVCGNLKDLFTVGFGWIVFRELPFDLLNIVGQCLSFLGSCLYAYCKLKGI; this is encoded by the exons ATGCTAAGTTCGAGTTTGATTCTCTATGCTTTGAGGCGCTGGAAAGTTATATCTTTCACAGTTCAAGATTCAAATACTGTGGTTAAGCACACAACAAACCTCGTACCATTTAAGACAGTACTGCATTGCACTCCTGTGGCATTATCATATTTGCTTTACATG CTGGTTTCTATGGAATCCATTCGTGGAATTAGTGTTCCTATGTACACCACTTTGAGACGGACAAGTGTTGTTTTTACAATGATGGCAGAGTATTTTTTGGCACGAAAAAAATATTCATCACATGTTGTTGCATG TGTAGGAATAATCATGCTTGGTGCATTTGTTGCTGGTGCTCGGGACCTGTCATTTGACTACTACAGCTATATCATTGTTTTCGTCTCGAACATAACTACAGCAATATACCTGGCTTGTATATCTAGCATTG GAGAATCGAGTGGCCTTAACAGCTTCGGCCTGATGTGGTGTAATG GTATAATATGTACTCCAATTTTGCTACTTTGGACAGCATACAGAGGCGATTTAGAAGCTACAAGAAATTTTCCATACTTGTATACCCCCGGCTTTCag GCTGTGATTTTTCTGTCATGTGCTCTGGCTTTCTTATTGAACTATTCCGTATTCCTAAATACAACTATCAATTCTGCACTAACACAGACAGTCTGCGGAAATCTCAAG GACTTGTTTACTGTTGGATTTGGCTGGATAGTTTTCAGAGAACTTCCATTTGATCTG TTGAATATTGTTGGCCAATGTCTTAGCTTTCTGGGATCTTGTCTGTATGCTTACTGTAAACTCAAAGGCATTTAG